The proteins below come from a single Nocardiopsis gilva YIM 90087 genomic window:
- a CDS encoding fumarylacetoacetate hydrolase family protein, translated as MKFLRIGPLGAERPAVLGDDGTPLDLSAITPDIDGAFLSDSGVERARAALGAGDLPPAADVDTATPGRRVGAPIATPGKIIGIGLNYTDHAAATGAEPPVEPIVFIKPSDTIVGPDDDVLIPRGSSKTDHEVELAVVIGRTARYLENLGAAADAIAGYTIANDVTEREFQLERGGQWDKGKSCETFTPLGPWLVTPDEVDDVAALGLRLRVNGAPVQDGTTKDMIFGVQHIVWYLSQFMALRPGDVIITGTPAGVAMGRPDRSFLRPGDVMELEVDGLGRQRQRLVAA; from the coding sequence GTGAAGTTCTTGAGAATCGGACCCCTGGGAGCCGAGCGGCCGGCGGTGCTCGGCGATGACGGCACCCCGCTGGACCTGTCCGCCATCACCCCCGACATCGACGGCGCCTTCCTCTCCGACAGCGGCGTCGAGCGCGCCCGAGCCGCGCTGGGCGCCGGCGACCTGCCGCCCGCGGCCGACGTCGACACGGCCACGCCGGGACGGCGCGTCGGCGCCCCCATCGCCACGCCGGGCAAGATCATCGGCATCGGCCTGAACTACACCGACCACGCCGCCGCGACCGGGGCCGAGCCCCCCGTGGAACCGATCGTCTTCATCAAACCGAGCGACACCATCGTGGGGCCGGACGACGATGTCCTCATCCCGCGCGGCAGCAGCAAGACCGACCACGAGGTGGAGCTGGCCGTCGTCATCGGCCGCACCGCCCGCTACCTGGAGAACCTCGGTGCCGCCGCCGACGCCATCGCCGGGTACACCATCGCCAACGACGTGACCGAACGCGAGTTCCAGCTGGAGCGCGGCGGCCAGTGGGACAAGGGCAAGTCGTGCGAGACGTTCACGCCGCTGGGTCCCTGGCTGGTCACGCCCGACGAGGTCGACGACGTCGCGGCGCTCGGTCTGCGGCTCCGGGTCAACGGCGCCCCTGTCCAGGACGGCACCACCAAGGACATGATCTTCGGGGTCCAGCACATCGTGTGGTACCTGAGCCAGTTCATGGCGCTGCGGCCCGGTGACGTCATCATCACCGGAACCCCGGCCGGAGTCGCGATGGGCCGACCCGACCGCTCCTTCCTGCGCCCCGGCGACGTCATGGAGCTGGAGGTCGACGGCCTGGGCCGGCAGCGCCAGCGCCTCGTCGCGGCCTGA
- a CDS encoding FadR/GntR family transcriptional regulator, with translation MTPTESADRSVPVTQRAIERIKERIADGTLKPGDRLPTERELASDLGVSRSSMREAIRALTTLGVLEARHGAGVYVTSLRPADLLETFSVLAEVSQGETLIEVLQVRRMLEPAATALAAARADDAQLRRLGEILNRMEAGGGSDEADADADAYADTVSADLTFHQAIVEITGNATLAAINDGLSSRTFNARVWRGHREAGITARLREDHERIYRALQARDPDAARAAATMHVLEVERWLRADLTDDVG, from the coding sequence GTGACCCCGACCGAGTCGGCCGACCGCAGCGTGCCGGTGACGCAGCGGGCGATCGAGCGGATCAAGGAGCGCATCGCCGACGGCACCCTGAAGCCCGGCGACCGCCTTCCCACCGAGCGGGAGCTCGCCTCCGACCTCGGCGTGTCACGCAGCTCGATGCGCGAGGCCATCCGCGCACTGACCACCCTGGGCGTGCTGGAGGCGCGGCACGGTGCGGGCGTCTACGTCACCTCCCTGCGCCCGGCCGACCTCCTGGAGACCTTCTCCGTGCTCGCCGAGGTCTCCCAAGGGGAGACCCTCATCGAGGTGCTCCAGGTGCGGCGCATGCTCGAACCCGCCGCGACCGCCCTGGCCGCCGCCCGCGCCGACGACGCCCAGCTCCGCCGCCTCGGCGAAATCCTCAACCGGATGGAGGCGGGCGGCGGCTCGGACGAAGCGGACGCGGATGCGGACGCCTACGCGGACACCGTCTCCGCCGACCTCACCTTCCACCAGGCCATCGTGGAGATCACCGGTAACGCCACCCTGGCCGCCATCAACGACGGCCTGTCCTCCCGCACCTTCAACGCCCGGGTGTGGCGGGGCCACCGCGAGGCCGGGATCACCGCCCGCCTCCGCGAGGACCACGAGCGCATCTACCGCGCGCTGCAGGCCCGCGATCCCGACGCCGCCCGCGCCGCCGCCACCATGCACGTCCTGGAGGTCGAGCGCTGGCTTCGCGCCGATCTCACCGACGACGTGGGATGA
- a CDS encoding HhH-GPD-type base excision DNA repair protein has translation MTRRLYLAGDPGADELLAREPLALLIGMLLDQQVPMETAFAGPKKIADRMGGLDIRAIAEADPEGFAATCAQTPAVHRFPGSMAKRIQTLCAYLVEHYDGRPEALWTEGAPDGREVLRRLKALPGYGDQKARIFLALLGKQFDLDASGWREAAGAYGEDGARKSIADVLDEQTLAEVRAYKKSAKAAAKAKKG, from the coding sequence ATGACACGCAGGTTGTACTTGGCCGGGGACCCCGGCGCCGATGAGCTGCTGGCACGGGAGCCGCTGGCCCTGCTGATCGGCATGCTTCTGGACCAGCAGGTACCGATGGAGACGGCGTTCGCGGGGCCGAAGAAGATCGCCGACCGCATGGGCGGTCTCGATATCCGGGCCATCGCCGAGGCGGACCCCGAGGGATTCGCCGCGACGTGCGCGCAGACGCCCGCCGTGCACCGCTTCCCGGGGTCGATGGCCAAGCGGATCCAGACCCTGTGCGCCTACCTCGTCGAGCACTACGACGGCCGCCCCGAGGCACTGTGGACCGAAGGCGCCCCCGACGGCCGCGAGGTGCTGCGACGGCTGAAGGCGCTGCCCGGCTACGGCGACCAGAAGGCCCGCATCTTCCTGGCCCTCCTCGGCAAGCAGTTCGACCTCGACGCCTCGGGGTGGCGCGAGGCGGCCGGTGCCTACGGCGAGGACGGAGCCCGGAAGTCCATCGCCGACGTCCTGGACGAGCAGACCCTGGCCGAGGTGCGCGCATACAAGAAAAGCGCCAAGGCGGCGGCCAAAGCGAAGAAGGGCTGA
- the fdhD gene encoding formate dehydrogenase accessory sulfurtransferase FdhD: MGRVTTREKVLRVRDGVVSERVDTLVVEEPLEVRLNGEPLSVTMRTPGNDFDLAAGFLVSEGVVARAADIAAIRYCAGATEDGVNTYNVLDVTLAPGVAVPRASLERNFYTTSSCGLCGKASLEAVRTTSRWSVADDPVRIEGRTFAAMPDRLREAQRVFERTGGLHAAGLFDAEGRLLALREDVGRHNAVDKLVGWAVREDRLPLRGGTLMVSGRASFELAQKAVMAGMPVLAAVSAPSSLAVDLAADAGLTLVGFLRGASMNVYAGRHRVVLEQDAAAPTPAAASG; encoded by the coding sequence ATGGGACGCGTGACAACGCGCGAGAAGGTCCTTCGCGTCAGGGACGGGGTCGTCAGCGAGCGCGTCGACACCCTCGTCGTGGAGGAGCCGCTGGAGGTGCGGCTGAACGGGGAGCCGCTCAGCGTCACGATGCGCACGCCGGGCAACGACTTCGACCTGGCGGCGGGCTTCCTGGTGAGCGAGGGCGTGGTGGCGCGGGCCGCGGACATCGCGGCCATCCGCTACTGCGCCGGTGCCACGGAGGACGGCGTCAACACCTACAACGTCCTGGACGTGACGCTGGCGCCGGGTGTGGCGGTGCCGAGGGCGTCGCTGGAGCGCAACTTCTACACCACCTCCTCGTGCGGGCTGTGCGGAAAGGCGAGCCTGGAGGCGGTGCGCACCACGAGCCGGTGGTCGGTCGCCGACGACCCGGTGCGGATCGAGGGCCGGACCTTCGCGGCGATGCCCGACCGGCTGCGGGAGGCGCAGCGGGTGTTCGAGCGCACCGGCGGACTGCACGCGGCCGGACTGTTCGACGCCGAGGGCCGGCTGCTCGCTCTGCGCGAGGACGTGGGGCGGCACAACGCGGTCGACAAGCTCGTCGGCTGGGCGGTGCGCGAGGACCGGCTGCCGCTGCGCGGCGGCACGCTGATGGTGTCGGGGCGTGCCTCGTTCGAACTGGCGCAGAAGGCGGTGATGGCGGGGATGCCCGTGCTGGCGGCCGTGTCCGCTCCGTCGTCGCTGGCCGTGGACCTCGCGGCGGACGCGGGCCTCACCCTGGTGGGGTTCCTCCGCGGAGCCTCGATGAACGTCTACGCCGGGCGCCACCGCGTTGTCCTGGAGCAGGACGCGGCGGCGCCGACGCCCGCGGCCGCCTCGGGGTGA
- a CDS encoding GntR family transcriptional regulator produces the protein MSHQALQALAAGRVQRPAPLRDAVYDAILDLITTRRLPPGQHLVETELAAHLGVSRQPVREALQRLSNESWVDLRPGYGAFVHTPTESEADQLLAVRALLEAEAARLAARNAVPEEITPLRELIAVGRSAVASDDVEAVVAANADFHRALAEASGNGVLAELAAQVDRRVRWYYTPVARTRGGSSWDEHDRLVDAVAAGDADAAADLMREHTERTRRTYHERVGGTDPLR, from the coding sequence ATGTCCCATCAGGCGTTGCAGGCCCTGGCCGCCGGACGCGTCCAGCGACCGGCGCCGCTGCGCGACGCCGTCTATGACGCGATCCTCGACCTGATCACCACCCGCCGGCTGCCCCCGGGCCAGCACCTGGTCGAGACGGAGCTGGCCGCGCACCTGGGGGTCTCCCGCCAACCGGTCCGTGAGGCACTCCAGCGGCTCAGCAACGAGAGCTGGGTCGACCTGCGGCCCGGCTACGGAGCGTTCGTCCACACGCCGACCGAGAGCGAGGCCGACCAGCTCCTGGCCGTCCGCGCCCTGCTGGAGGCCGAAGCCGCGCGCCTGGCCGCGCGCAACGCCGTACCGGAGGAGATCACCCCGCTGCGCGAGCTGATCGCCGTCGGCCGCTCCGCGGTCGCCTCCGACGATGTCGAGGCCGTGGTCGCCGCCAACGCCGACTTCCACCGTGCCCTCGCCGAGGCCTCGGGCAACGGGGTCCTGGCCGAACTCGCCGCGCAGGTCGACCGCAGGGTGCGCTGGTACTACACCCCGGTCGCCCGCACCCGTGGCGGCAGCTCGTGGGACGAGCACGACCGGCTCGTCGACGCGGTCGCTGCGGGCGACGCCGACGCGGCGGCCGACCTCATGCGCGAGCACACCGAACGCACCCGCCGGACCTACCACGAGCGTGTGGGCGGCACCGACCCCCTCCGTTGA
- a CDS encoding PAC2 family protein has protein sequence MPELDSVGELVEPVLVAAFEGWNDAGEAAGTVVEHLMTAWGADELLTLEPDDYYDFQVARPRTSVVNGEHGGITWPTTRISIARPAGGGCDVVLVSGSEPNMRWRGFAGDLLAVARELGVRRVVLLGALLADVPHTRPVPISGVTSPKHLLSTLHLEPAGYEGPTGIIGVLQDTFASAGMETVSLWAAVPHYVAQPPSPKATLALLRGVEDVLDVTVPLGDLIEEARAWEHGVDELASEDEDIAGYVRSLEEAKDAAELPEATGEAIAREFERYLKRRGRG, from the coding sequence TTGCCTGAGCTCGACAGCGTCGGTGAGCTCGTCGAGCCTGTCCTGGTGGCCGCGTTCGAAGGCTGGAATGACGCCGGAGAAGCCGCCGGGACGGTTGTCGAACATCTGATGACGGCCTGGGGCGCCGACGAGTTGCTCACCCTCGAACCCGACGACTACTACGACTTCCAGGTCGCGCGGCCCAGGACCTCAGTCGTCAACGGGGAACACGGTGGCATCACGTGGCCCACCACGCGGATCTCGATCGCCCGGCCCGCGGGCGGCGGCTGCGACGTCGTGCTGGTGAGCGGTTCCGAACCGAACATGCGCTGGCGCGGTTTCGCCGGGGACCTGCTGGCGGTGGCACGGGAACTCGGCGTGCGCCGGGTCGTGCTGCTGGGCGCGCTGCTGGCCGACGTCCCCCACACCCGCCCGGTGCCGATCAGCGGGGTGACCTCGCCCAAGCACCTGCTCTCGACGCTGCACTTGGAGCCCGCCGGGTACGAGGGCCCCACCGGCATCATCGGTGTGCTGCAGGACACCTTCGCTTCGGCCGGGATGGAAACGGTGTCGCTGTGGGCGGCCGTGCCGCACTACGTGGCCCAGCCGCCCTCTCCCAAGGCCACACTGGCGCTGCTGCGCGGCGTGGAGGACGTCCTGGACGTCACCGTGCCGCTGGGCGACCTCATCGAGGAGGCCAGGGCCTGGGAGCACGGCGTCGACGAACTCGCCTCGGAGGACGAGGACATCGCCGGCTACGTGCGCAGCCTTGAGGAGGCCAAGGACGCGGCCGAGCTCCCCGAGGCGACCGGCGAGGCGATCGCGCGCGAGTTCGAGCGCTACCTGAAACGCCGGGGTCGCGGCTAG
- the metH gene encoding methionine synthase, translating to MSSRLSFRDALAQRVIIADGAMGTMLQAHDLDLDEFEGHEGCNEILNVTRPDIVRATHAEFFDVGVDCVETNTFGANFGNLGEYDIVDRTYELAESGARVAREAADEYSTPDHPRYVLGSVGPGTKLPTLGHAEFTTLRDYYEQCHTGLIEGGADAILIETCQDLLQTKAAVIAATRARRAAGSDIPIIAQVTIETTGTMLLGSEIGAALTALEPLDIDMIGLNCATGPAEMSEHLRFLAQHSRVPISCMPNAGLPQLGANGAVYPLLPNELADAHDTFTTEFGLSMVGGCCGTTPEHLRQVVERVHGRGVESRRPVSVPSAASLYQSVPFRQDTSYLAIGERTNANGSKKFREAMVEERYDDCVEIARDQIRDGAHLLDLCVDYVGRDGVADMKELASRMATASTLPLVLDSTESAVLEAGLQLVGGRAVVNSVNYEDGDGPDSRINKIMPLIREHGAAVVALTIDEDGQARTAEWKVRVAVRLIEELTGTWGMRVGDIIVDALTFPIATGQDETRRDGIETIEAIKEIKRRYPEVQTTLGLSNISFGLNPAARIVLNSVFLHECVEAGLDSAIVHASKILPMNRIPDEQRQVALDMVYDRRTEDYDPLAKFLELFEGVDAKALKASRAEELAALPLAERLERRIIDGEMVGIEADLDEALTERSALQIVNETLLAGMKVVGDLFGSGEMQLPFVLKSAEVMKSAVAYLEPHMEKTDDDGKGRIVLATVKGDVHDIGKNLVDIILSNNGYDVVNLGIKQPVSTILEAAQEQRADVIGMSGLLVKSTVIMKENLEEMNSRGISENYPVLLGGAALTRSFVEQDLAEMFEGDVRYAKDAFEGLRLMDAFMAVKRGVEGAELPALRKRRVKGGAKLQVTEPEEMPARSDVSTTNTVPEPPFWGERISKGLPLADYTAFLDERALFMGQWGLKASRGGGPSYEELVETEGRPRMRMWLDRIKTEGWLEAAVVYGYYPCYSENDDLVVLDEDGGERTRFTFPRQRRDRHLCLSDFFRPKESGETDVVAFQVVTVGSAISQATAEMFEKNAYRDYLELHGLSVQLTEALAEYWHTRVRAELGFAGDDPADLDAFFKLGYRGARFSLGYGACPNLEDRAKIMKLLEPERVGVTLSEEFQLVPEQATDAIVIHHPEAKYFNA from the coding sequence ATGAGCTCTCGACTCTCCTTCCGGGATGCCCTTGCCCAGCGCGTCATCATCGCCGATGGTGCGATGGGCACCATGCTTCAGGCCCACGATCTCGACCTCGACGAATTCGAGGGCCACGAAGGCTGCAACGAGATCCTCAATGTCACCCGACCGGACATCGTCCGTGCCACGCACGCGGAGTTCTTCGACGTCGGCGTCGATTGTGTCGAGACCAACACCTTCGGCGCGAACTTCGGCAACCTCGGCGAATACGACATCGTCGATCGCACCTACGAGCTCGCCGAGTCCGGTGCGCGGGTCGCCCGCGAGGCCGCCGACGAGTACTCCACCCCCGACCACCCCCGTTACGTCCTGGGCTCCGTCGGCCCGGGCACCAAACTGCCCACGCTCGGCCACGCCGAGTTCACCACCCTGCGCGACTACTACGAGCAGTGCCACACCGGACTCATCGAGGGCGGCGCCGACGCCATCCTCATCGAGACCTGCCAGGACCTGCTGCAAACCAAGGCCGCGGTGATCGCGGCGACGCGTGCGCGGCGCGCCGCCGGGTCCGATATCCCGATCATCGCCCAGGTCACCATCGAAACCACCGGCACCATGCTCCTCGGGTCGGAGATCGGTGCCGCCCTGACCGCGCTGGAGCCGCTCGACATCGACATGATCGGGCTGAACTGCGCCACCGGCCCCGCCGAGATGAGCGAGCACCTGCGCTTCCTCGCCCAGCACTCCCGCGTTCCCATCTCCTGCATGCCCAACGCCGGGCTGCCCCAGCTGGGCGCCAACGGCGCCGTCTACCCGTTGCTGCCCAACGAGCTCGCGGACGCCCACGACACCTTCACCACCGAGTTCGGGCTGTCCATGGTCGGCGGATGCTGCGGCACCACGCCGGAGCACCTCCGCCAGGTCGTGGAGCGGGTACACGGCCGCGGGGTCGAGAGCCGTCGGCCGGTCAGCGTGCCGTCGGCCGCCTCGCTCTACCAGAGCGTCCCCTTCCGCCAGGACACCAGCTACCTCGCCATCGGCGAGCGGACCAACGCCAACGGCTCCAAGAAGTTCCGCGAGGCGATGGTCGAGGAGCGCTACGACGACTGCGTGGAGATCGCCCGCGACCAGATCCGTGACGGCGCCCACCTGCTCGACCTGTGCGTCGACTACGTCGGCCGCGACGGTGTGGCCGACATGAAGGAGCTGGCCTCCCGCATGGCCACCGCCTCCACCCTGCCGCTGGTGCTGGACTCCACCGAGTCCGCCGTGCTCGAGGCCGGACTGCAGCTGGTCGGCGGGCGTGCCGTGGTGAACTCGGTCAACTACGAGGACGGCGACGGCCCCGACTCCCGCATCAACAAGATCATGCCGCTGATCCGGGAGCACGGCGCAGCCGTGGTCGCGCTGACCATCGACGAGGACGGCCAGGCGCGCACCGCCGAGTGGAAGGTGCGGGTGGCGGTCCGGCTCATCGAGGAGCTCACCGGCACGTGGGGGATGCGGGTCGGCGACATCATCGTCGACGCGCTCACCTTCCCCATCGCCACCGGCCAGGACGAGACCCGGCGCGACGGCATCGAGACCATCGAGGCGATCAAGGAGATCAAGCGGCGCTACCCCGAGGTGCAGACCACCCTGGGGCTGTCCAACATCTCCTTCGGACTCAACCCGGCCGCGCGCATCGTGCTCAACTCGGTGTTCCTGCACGAGTGCGTCGAGGCCGGGCTGGACTCGGCCATCGTGCACGCCTCCAAGATCCTGCCGATGAACCGGATCCCCGACGAGCAGCGCCAGGTCGCCCTGGACATGGTCTACGACCGGCGCACCGAGGACTACGACCCGCTCGCCAAGTTCCTGGAGCTGTTCGAGGGCGTGGACGCCAAGGCGCTCAAGGCCTCGCGCGCCGAGGAGCTGGCGGCGCTGCCGCTGGCGGAACGCCTGGAGCGGCGCATCATCGACGGCGAGATGGTCGGAATCGAAGCCGACCTGGACGAGGCGCTGACCGAGCGCTCCGCCCTGCAGATCGTCAACGAGACCCTGCTGGCCGGGATGAAGGTCGTCGGCGACCTGTTCGGCTCGGGCGAGATGCAGCTCCCGTTCGTGCTGAAGTCCGCCGAGGTCATGAAGTCCGCGGTCGCCTACCTCGAACCGCACATGGAGAAGACCGACGACGACGGCAAGGGCCGCATCGTGCTCGCCACCGTCAAGGGCGATGTGCACGACATCGGCAAGAACCTGGTCGACATCATCCTCTCCAACAACGGCTACGACGTCGTCAACCTCGGCATCAAGCAGCCGGTGTCGACGATCCTGGAGGCGGCCCAGGAGCAGCGGGCCGACGTCATCGGCATGTCCGGCCTGCTCGTCAAGTCGACCGTGATCATGAAGGAGAACCTGGAGGAGATGAACTCCCGCGGGATCTCCGAGAACTACCCGGTGCTGCTGGGCGGTGCCGCGCTCACCCGCTCCTTCGTGGAGCAGGACCTCGCCGAGATGTTCGAGGGCGACGTCCGCTACGCCAAGGACGCCTTCGAGGGCCTGCGCCTGATGGACGCCTTCATGGCGGTCAAGCGCGGCGTCGAGGGCGCCGAGCTGCCCGCGCTGCGCAAGCGCCGGGTCAAGGGCGGGGCCAAGCTCCAGGTCACCGAGCCCGAGGAGATGCCGGCGCGCAGCGACGTGTCCACCACCAACACCGTGCCCGAGCCCCCGTTCTGGGGTGAGCGCATCAGCAAGGGCCTTCCGCTCGCCGACTACACGGCCTTCCTGGACGAGCGCGCCCTGTTCATGGGGCAGTGGGGGCTGAAGGCCTCGCGCGGCGGCGGCCCGAGCTACGAGGAGCTGGTGGAGACCGAGGGCCGGCCGCGCATGCGGATGTGGCTTGACCGCATCAAGACCGAGGGGTGGCTGGAGGCCGCGGTCGTCTACGGCTACTACCCCTGCTACAGCGAGAACGACGACCTCGTCGTGCTCGACGAGGACGGCGGCGAGCGGACCCGGTTCACCTTCCCCCGGCAGCGGCGCGACCGGCACCTGTGCCTGTCCGACTTCTTCCGGCCCAAGGAGTCCGGCGAGACCGACGTCGTGGCCTTCCAGGTCGTCACCGTCGGATCGGCCATCAGCCAGGCCACCGCCGAGATGTTCGAGAAGAACGCCTACCGCGACTACCTGGAGCTGCACGGACTGTCCGTGCAGCTCACCGAGGCACTCGCGGAGTACTGGCACACGCGGGTCCGCGCCGAGCTCGGATTCGCCGGGGATGACCCGGCCGACCTCGACGCGTTCTTCAAGCTGGGCTACCGCGGCGCCCGGTTCTCCCTGGGGTACGGGGCCTGCCCGAACCTGGAGGACCGCGCCAAGATCATGAAGCTCCTCGAACCCGAGCGCGTTGGCGTCACGTTGTCCGAGGAGTTCCAACTCGTTCCCGAACAGGCAACCGACGCGATCGTCATTCATCACCCGGAAGCGAAATACTTCAACGCATGA
- a CDS encoding HAD family hydrolase — translation MTHTETGGTPGDPAIQQAPGGALQAVLFDMDGTLIDSEGLWGEAERSVVAGLGGVWTEEDHERNVGGATAAVARYIIDLTGAEVSETEVGLRLYEEFGRLLADGAELRPGAKELVRLVAASDLPVALVTSTERRLVERAIGGIGLSSFDLSVAGDEVDHNKPHPDPYLKAAGLLGVDPRRCVAFEDSVVGVASARAAGCVTVAVPNHVEIAPADGLTVIDSLVGLDLEGLHGLADGARG, via the coding sequence ATGACTCATACCGAGACCGGCGGCACGCCCGGGGACCCTGCGATCCAGCAGGCCCCGGGCGGCGCCCTGCAGGCCGTCCTGTTCGACATGGACGGCACCCTGATCGACAGCGAGGGCCTGTGGGGGGAGGCCGAACGCAGCGTCGTCGCCGGGCTCGGCGGTGTGTGGACCGAGGAGGACCACGAGCGCAACGTCGGCGGCGCGACCGCCGCCGTTGCGCGCTACATCATCGACCTGACCGGAGCCGAGGTCTCCGAGACCGAGGTGGGGCTGCGGCTGTACGAGGAGTTCGGCCGGCTGCTGGCCGACGGCGCCGAACTGCGCCCGGGCGCCAAGGAGCTGGTGCGTCTGGTGGCCGCCTCCGATCTGCCGGTGGCCCTGGTCACCTCCACCGAGCGCCGCCTGGTGGAGCGCGCGATCGGCGGCATCGGCCTGAGCTCCTTCGACCTGAGCGTGGCCGGTGACGAGGTGGACCACAACAAGCCCCACCCCGACCCCTACCTCAAGGCGGCCGGCCTGCTCGGCGTGGACCCGCGGCGGTGCGTGGCGTTCGAGGACTCGGTCGTGGGCGTCGCCTCGGCGCGGGCCGCGGGCTGCGTCACGGTCGCCGTGCCCAACCATGTCGAGATCGCTCCGGCCGACGGGCTCACCGTGATCGACTCGCTGGTCGGCCTCGACCTGGAGGGGCTCCACGGTCTCGCTGACGGGGCGCGGGGCTGA
- a CDS encoding ABC transporter substrate-binding protein: MRRTAIGSAALGAAAILLLSACGGGGDNGGGGTAAAEFDAGLTEVVNPGEETGGTLRFAITTNVESTDPGNIYYGYMWNFSRLYARTLYTYAAKPGDAGREVVPDLAEGMPEVSDDGKTYTVKLKKGMKFEDGAEIVAEDIKYAIARSNFGDKALPNGPKYYKEHLDAKGYEGVYEDKGDPLKGFDAIETPDDHTLVFHLKGAFADFPYVLVQPQSAPVPADADTGERYMSSVVSSGPYKFEGDYQPGNGFTLVRNDEWDAESDPVRTALPDKITVEEGINQDEIDKRLATGKLDVDLSGTGLGPAQKGKVFTDETAKARLDNPENSAHYYLTINTQVKPFDNLACRQAVQYAMDRDAVHRAWGGDAGGTPATQILPPAVPGSNPDLDLYPSKNDDSKGDVEQAEKKLDECGEGDGVKTNLGVRSDRPAEVAAAEAIQEGLKRAGIDVNIQQFPSDTFTNTQAGSPSFVHDKKLGLNIYGWMPDWPTGYGYFSQIVDGDAIKKAGNSNISELDDPEINKLLDEVVAIEDEDERNKVYAEIDKKVMEQAVIAPMVFHKAVLYRPDNLTNVFFNPSWKMYDYATLGTTAGE, from the coding sequence GTGAGACGAACGGCGATCGGATCCGCGGCGCTCGGCGCCGCGGCGATCCTGCTGCTGAGCGCGTGTGGCGGCGGCGGTGACAACGGCGGGGGCGGTACGGCCGCGGCCGAGTTCGACGCGGGACTCACCGAGGTGGTGAACCCCGGCGAGGAGACCGGCGGCACGCTGCGCTTCGCGATCACCACGAACGTGGAGAGCACCGACCCGGGCAACATCTACTACGGCTACATGTGGAACTTCAGCCGCCTGTACGCCCGGACGCTCTACACCTATGCGGCCAAGCCCGGCGACGCCGGCCGCGAGGTCGTGCCCGACCTCGCCGAGGGAATGCCCGAGGTCAGCGACGACGGGAAGACCTACACCGTCAAGCTGAAGAAGGGCATGAAGTTCGAGGACGGCGCGGAGATCGTCGCCGAGGACATCAAGTACGCGATCGCCCGCAGTAACTTCGGCGACAAGGCCCTGCCCAACGGCCCCAAGTACTACAAGGAGCACCTCGACGCCAAGGGCTACGAGGGCGTCTACGAGGACAAGGGCGACCCGCTCAAGGGCTTCGACGCGATCGAGACCCCCGATGACCACACCCTGGTCTTCCACCTCAAGGGCGCCTTCGCGGACTTCCCCTACGTGCTGGTGCAGCCGCAGAGCGCCCCGGTCCCCGCCGACGCCGACACCGGCGAGCGCTACATGTCCTCCGTGGTCTCCAGCGGTCCCTACAAGTTCGAGGGCGACTACCAGCCGGGCAACGGGTTCACACTGGTCCGCAACGACGAGTGGGACGCCGAGTCCGACCCGGTCCGCACGGCCCTGCCCGACAAGATCACCGTCGAGGAGGGCATCAACCAGGACGAGATCGACAAGCGACTGGCCACCGGCAAGCTCGACGTCGACCTCTCCGGTACCGGCCTGGGCCCGGCGCAGAAGGGCAAGGTCTTCACCGACGAGACGGCGAAGGCGCGACTGGACAACCCGGAGAACAGCGCCCACTACTACCTCACCATCAACACCCAGGTGAAGCCGTTCGACAACCTGGCCTGCCGGCAGGCCGTGCAGTACGCGATGGACCGCGACGCGGTACACCGCGCCTGGGGCGGCGACGCGGGCGGCACCCCGGCCACCCAGATCCTGCCCCCGGCGGTGCCCGGCTCCAACCCGGACCTGGACCTCTACCCGTCCAAGAACGACGACAGCAAGGGCGACGTCGAGCAGGCCGAGAAGAAGCTGGACGAGTGCGGCGAGGGCGACGGCGTCAAGACCAACCTCGGGGTCCGCTCCGACCGCCCGGCCGAGGTCGCGGCCGCCGAGGCCATCCAGGAGGGCCTGAAGCGCGCCGGGATCGACGTGAACATCCAGCAGTTCCCGTCGGACACGTTCACCAACACCCAGGCCGGTTCGCCGAGCTTCGTGCACGACAAGAAGCTCGGTCTGAACATCTACGGCTGGATGCCCGACTGGCCCACCGGCTACGGGTACTTCAGCCAGATCGTCGACGGCGACGCCATCAAGAAGGCCGGTAACTCCAACATCTCCGAGCTCGACGATCCGGAGATCAACAAGCTCCTCGACGAGGTCGTGGCGATCGAGGACGAGGACGAGCGGAACAAGGTCTACGCCGAGATCGACAAGAAGGTGATGGAGCAGGCCGTCATCGCGCCGATGGTGTTCCACAAGGCGGTGCTGTACCGCCCGGACAACCTGACCAACGTCTTCTTCAACCCCAGCTGGAAGATGTACGACTACGCGACGTTGGGCACGACCGCCGGCGAGTGA